The following coding sequences are from one Saccopteryx bilineata isolate mSacBil1 chromosome 3, mSacBil1_pri_phased_curated, whole genome shotgun sequence window:
- the NLRP9 gene encoding NACHT, LRR and PYD domains-containing protein 9, with the protein MAESFFSEFGLLWYLGELRKEEFWKFKELLKEEPLKFQLKPIPWPELKKASREDLAALLDQHYPGKWAWEITLSLFLQVHRRDLWARAQDEIRNKFNPYKSHMKEKFRLIWDNETCLQVPDDFYTETTKTEYEELCAAYAARPAAGDPSLSVVLGGPEGIGKTTLLRRVMLEWAEGHLWEDRFTFIFFLAGCEMNSTPETSLVELLSRDWPEASEPIEAILSRAERILFIVDGFEELKFTLDAGDLCDDPGRRRPTAVILSSLLLKHLLPESSLLVSVGEPGSRRVACLLQHPRSITLPGLSERDRELYFSHFFLGKGIVSTAFRLVRDDTALFILCRYPLTCWLICTCLKWQQERGDALGVVCGSATNLYASFVTSVCKSGLQGCPPRQGRARLRSLCALAVEGIWTDTFAFQAGDLRRNGVSESEATRWLDMRLLRRNGDQFTFCHACVQEFCAAVWYLLRRPQDGSPPPAVGTVTQLVMASVMTKGGPTYMQQVGTFLFGLCSEDTARLLEAAFGFPLSKKVKQEVARCLWGFSRRDPNTSVLNFQEVLNNLFETQDKAFTAQVMNFFHNVNIYIGNADDLSVSSFCLSHCQNVQKLHLCVENVLSENSEDALDYNQKLAYWRDICSVFTTSRDFQTLDLYNCSFDEASHAILWKALAQPTCKLQKLVFASDLGNGIDFFKAILHSAHLTFLNLHGTNLSQEEVRQLCETLKHPMCNIQQLMLGKCDITEEACEDVASILICNQKLKLLSLVENPVKNRGAMLLCEALQHPGCSLEILLLQYGCLTSVACDYISQALLCNKSLSVLDLGSNFLEDGGVASLCIALKQPSCSLQQLWLVGCYLTPACCEDLSAVIIKNENLKTLKLGNNKIQDAGVQRLCEALKHPNCKLQNLGLEICQLTSACCEDLASALIVCKSLRGLNLDWNSFDHDGMIMLCDALCHPDCVLQLLGLEKSAFDEETQLLLKSVEEKKPHLTIVHQPWKRDELSMKGSLI; encoded by the exons ACAAATTCAACCCCTATAAAAGTCACATGAAGGAAAAATTCCGTCTCATCTGGGACAACGAGACCTGCCTCCAAGTGCCTGATGACTTCTACACAGAAACCACCAAGACTGAGTACGAGGAGTTGTGTGCCGCATATGCAGCCCGCCCAGCAGCTGGGGACCCCTCCCTCTCAGTGGTCTTAGGGGGCCCGGAGGGGATCGGGAAAACAACCCTTTTGAGACGAGTGATGTTGGAGTGGGCGGAGGGACACCTGTGGGAGGATCGGTTCACCTTCATCTTCTTCCTGGCCGGCTGCGAGATGAACAGCACCCCAGAGACCAGCCTGGTGGAACTCCTGTCCAGGGACTGGCCCGAGGCTTCTGAGCCCATTGAAGCCATTCTCTCCCGGGCAGAGAGGATCCTGTTCATCGTGGATGGCTTTGAGGAGCTGAAGTTCACCCTGGACGCCGGTGACCTCTGTGATGACCCCGGACGGCGCCGGCCGACAGCGGTGATCCTCAGCAGCCTGCTGCTAAAGCACCTGCTGCCGGAGTCATCCCTGCTGGTCTCTGTGGGCGAGCCAGGTTCGCGAAGAGTGGCCTGCTTGTTGCAGCATCCCAGATCCATCACCCTCCCTGGACTCTCCGAACGGGACAGGGAGCTGTATTTCTCCCACTTCTTCCTGGGGAAGGGCATAGTCTCCACAGCCTTCCGTCTGGTCAGGGACGACACGGCGCTGTTCATCCTGTGTCGCTATCCCCTGACATGCTGGCTGATCTGCACCTGCCTGAAATGGCAGCAGGAGAGAGGGGACGCCCTGGGAGTTGTCTGCGGAAGCGCCACCAACCTCTACGCCTCCTTTGTCACCAGCGTGTGCAAATCAGGGCTCCAGGGCTGCCCACCCAGGCAGGGCCGAGCCCGGCTCCGaagcctgtgtgccctggcggttGAGGGCATCTGGACCGACACATTTGCCTTCCAGGCCGGGGACCTCAGGAGGAATGGGGTCTCGGAATCCGAGGCCACCAGGTGGCTGGACATGCGGCTCCTCCGGAGGAACGGGGACCAGTTCACCTTCTGCCACGCCTGCGTCCAGGAGTTCTGCGCTGCAGTCTGGTACCTGCTGCGACGGCCCCAGGATGGCAGCCCTCCCCCGGCTGTTGGGACTGTCACCCAGTTAGTCATGGCTTCCGTGATGACGAAAGGAGGCCCCACGTACATGCAGCAGGTGGGGACCTTCCTGTTCGGGCTCTGCAGTGAGGACACAGCCAGGCTGTTGGAGGCTGCCTTCGGCTTCCCGCTGTCCAAGAAGGTGAAGCAGGAAGTGGCCCGCTGCCTCTGGGGTTTCAGTCGCCGTGACCCCAACACGTCGGTGCTGAACTTTCAGGAGGTGCTGAACAACCTGTTCGAGACCCAGGACAAAGCCTTCACTGCGCAGGTGATGAACTTCTTCCACAATGTGAACATTTACATCGGCAACGCGGACGACCTGTCCGTGTCTTCCTTCTGCCTCAGTCATTGCCAGAACGTGCAGAAGCTGCACCTGTGCGTAGAGAATGTGCTTTCGGAGAACTCGGAGGACGCCTTAGA TTACAATCAGAAACTCGCCTACTGGCGGGACATCTGCTCCGTGTTCACCACCAGCCGGGACTTCCAGACTCTGGATTTGTACAACTGCAGCTTCGATGAGGCCTCCCATGCGATCCTTTGGAAGGCGCTGGCACAGCCCACCTGCAAACTTCAAAAGTTGGT TTTTGCTTCTGATCTTGGAAATGGAATCGACTTCTTTAAAGCCATTCTTCACAGTGCTCATCTGACCTTCCTAAATCTGCATGGCACCAatctctcccaggaggaagtcagGCAGCTGTGTGAGACTCTGAAGCATCCCATGTGCAACATACAACAGCTCAT GTTGGGGAAGTGTGACATCACGGAGGAAGCCTGCGAAGATGTCGCCTCCATCCTGATCTGCAACCAGAAGCTGAAGCTGCTCTCCCTGGTGGAGAACCCCGTGAAGAACAGAGGCGCCATGCTGCTGTGCGAGGCTCTGCAACACCCAGGCTGCTCCCTGGAGATACTGTT GTTGCAGTATGGTTGCCTGACTTCTGTCGCCTGTGACTACATTTCCCAAGCCCTTTTGTGCAACAAATCTCTGTCCGTTCTTGATCTGGGGTCCAACTTCCTGGAAGATGGTGGGGTGGCGTCTCTGTGTATAGCGCTGAAGCAGCCAAGCTGCAGCTTACAGCAGTTGTG GTTGGTAGGTTGTTACCTCACTCCTGCTTGCTGCGAGGACCTCTCTGcggttattattaaaaatgaaaacctgaAGACCCTGAAACtgggaaacaataaaatacaagatGCCGGTGTCCAACGGTTATGTGAAGCTCTAAAGCATCCTAACTGCAAACTACAAAATCTTGG GCTGGAAATATGTCAGCTCACCTCTGCCTGTTGTGAGGACCTGGCCTCGGCTCTCATTGTCTGCAAATCACTGAGGGGCCTGAACCTGGACTGGAATAGCTTTGACCATGATGGGATGATCATGCTGTGTGATGCCTTGTGCCACCCAGACTGTGTCCTGCAGCTGCTCGG GCTGGAAAAATCTGCATTTGATGAGGAAACCCAGCTTCTGCTGAAAtctgtggaagaaaaaaaaccccacctgaCCATTGTCCACCAACCTTGGAAAAGGGACGAGCTCAGTATGAAAGGTTCCCTCATCTGA